The Microcaecilia unicolor chromosome 3, aMicUni1.1, whole genome shotgun sequence nucleotide sequence tgtccgcaagatcttccgagcgtggggcaccccctcggtggatctttttgccactcagtacaatcacaaggtccctcaattctgttccaggcttcaggcccacggcaggctagcgttggatgcttttctcctgcattgggggacaggcctactgtacgcgtatcctcccatacctttagtagggaagactctgctgaaactcaggcaagaccgcggaaccatgattctgatagcacctttctggccccgtcagatctggtttcctcttcttctggacttgtcctccgaagaactgtggagattgtagtgttttccgaccctcatcactcagaacgagaggtcacttctacatcccaacctccagtctctggctctcacggcctggatgttgagaacttagaagttgcctctttaggcctttcagagggtgtctcccgagtcttgcttgcttccaggaaggattccactaaaagatgttactcttttaaatgggtttgccgtctggtgtgacagcagggccctagatcccttttcatgtcctacacagacctttcttgagtaccttctgcatttatcagaatctggtctcaagaccaactctgtaagagttcgccttagtgcgattagtgcttatcaacgtgtagaaggtcagcctatctctggacagcctttagttgttcgcttcatgagaggtttgcttttgtcaaagccccctgtcaaacctccaccagtgtcatgggatctcaacgtcgttctcacccagctgatgaaaccccctttcaagcccctgaattcctgccatctgaagtacttgacctggaaggtcattttcttggtggcagttacttcagctcgtagggtcagtgagcttcaggccctagtagttcatgctccttatcttaaatttcatcaGAACAGcgtagtcctccacatgcaccctaagttcttgccaaaggtggtgtcggagttccatctgaaccagtcaattgtcttgccaacattttttcctcgcCCTCATACAAGTCccggcgaaagcaagctgcacactttgctgcaaaagagcattggccttttacgtggagcagacaagcctccacagacagtccgcccagttgtttatttcttttaatcccaacaagaggggagttgctgtcgggaaacgcaccatatctaattggctagcagatttcatttccttcacttatgcccaagctgggctgactttagagggtcatgtcacggctcatattgttagagccatggctgcgtcggtggctcatctgaggtcagccactattgaagggatctgcaaagctgcgatgtggtcatcagtccacacattcacatctcactactgccttcagcaggatagccgacgtgacagtcggtttgggcagttggtgctgcagaatctgtttggggtttagaatccaactccaaccctcctaggcccatttttattttgttccaggctgcactctcagttagatatttcttgtttcaggtcaatccttgttatgcccTCGATggtgcgaggtccaattgacaattgtttgttatgttgagtgagcctgggggctagggatatcccacatgagtatatcagcctgcttgtcctcggagaaagcgaagtttcttacctgaagcaggtgttctccgaggacagcaggctgtatattctcacaaaccctcccacctcccctttggagttgctttCTTTCATCTTTTGGTTTCAACTGAGGAGCATGTCCACGCGGCGAGCGGGAAGACGTGCGTGCGCATGCACAATGGGATTGCTCGCGCGATGGTACGCTCTTGAAGAGACTTAAGATTTTGCTAGAAAATCCTCCGGGccaacgtgacgtcacccacatgtgagaatattcagcctgctgtcctcggagaacacctgcttcaggtaagaaacttcgctatcctgcttctgcctagctagtgtgtatatcatGATCcccgcttctgccaagcttgcatgtatatcctgaaccctgtttctaccaagcttgtatgtatatcctagCCCCTACTCCTGCCAAGCCTTTGTGCACGTCCTGTCTgcttagtctgtcttgtgttctGGCCTAGTGGCTGcgtagcagctttcagtcctagtctagttcTGTGCCTAGCCTCCCTCATGTATCCTATACCCAGGGTGGGTCATCTGGGTCTTCAAGTCCTGCCGTCCGCcagcactcaggggctcaactcctgagaaacggtggtcaagcgcaggtgaagctgttcctcttctgcctgttctagtttgCCTGCCTCagttgcaactccagtccggagttccagtcctgctcttgctTGTATCCAgatccagggtggtcttgcctgcctctgccgctcctcagcagtggtccaagggctcacgaattccaGTTCTCCCTCGAGAACCTGACatgctacaccttttccaattctactatatctttcttgagatgcggcgaccagaattgaacacaatactcaaggtgtggtcgcaccactgagtgatacaacggcattttaatatcctcacacctgttttccataccttttctaatactacccaacattctattcactttcctagccgcagcagcacactgagcagaaggtttcagtgtattatcgataacgacacccagatccctttcttagtccgtaactcctaacgcggaatcttgcatgacgtagctataattcgggttcttttgtcccacatgcatcaccttgcacttgctcacattaaatgtcatctgccatttagccgcccagtctcccagtctcgtaaggtccttctgcaatcttgtcgcgagttaacgactttgaataactttgtgtcatcagcaaatttaattacctcgctagttactcccatctctaaatcatttataaatatattaaaaagcagtggtcctagcacagacccctgacgaaccccactagctacccttcttcattgtgaatactgcccatttaaccccactctctgtttcctatccttcagccagtttttaatccacaataggacatttcctcctatcccatgaccctccaatttcctctctagcctttcatgaggtaccttgtcaaacgtcttttgaaaatccagatacacaatgtcaaccgactcccctttgtccacatttgtttactccttcaaagaattgaagtaaattggtcaggcaagatttccccacacaaaagccatgctgacttggtctcagtaatccatgtccttggatgtgctctgtaattttgtttttaataatagcctctaccgttttccccagcaccgacgtcagactcaccggtctataatttcccggatctcccctggaaccttttttaaaaatgggcgttacattggccaccctccaatcttctggtaccacgcttgattttaaggataaattgcatatcactaacagtagctccgcaagctcatatttcagttctatcagtactctaggatgaataccatctggtccaggagatttgctactcttcagtttgctgatcTGCCCcattgctgcttcttgttattgtcagacggttccttcttccattctctgaaggagtttcttttagccctaatagcttccttcacctcacttttcaaccaggccggctgtcttttggacttttctaattcgcggaatatgtttggcctgggcctccaggatggtatttttgaacagcgtccatgcctgttgtacagtttttaccctctcatttgccccctaagttttttttttttttaaccgttcttctcattttatcatagtctccttttttaaaattaaacgctagcatatttgacttcctgtgtatagttacttctatgttgatatcaaaactgatcatattatgatcactgttatcaagcggccccagtaccataacgtcccacaccagatcatgcgctccactaaggactaagtctagaatttttccttctctcgtcagctcctgcaccagctgctccataaagctgtccttgatttcatcaaggaattgtacctctgtagcgtgtcccgatgttacatttaaccagtatatatttggataattgaagtcacccattattatcacattgcccattttgtttgcgtctctgatttcttttatcatttctgcgtctacctgctcatcctggcgaggcggactgtagtacactcctatcaccgtccttttcccttttataaatGGAATTTCAAcctacaatgattcaaaggtgtgatttgtgtcctgctgaatttgtaatctatctgagtcaaggctctcgttaatatacaatgctacccctccaccagtccggtccaccctatcactacgatatactttgtacccctggttttgaaaataccaatttggacatttttgagagaaaaatgtccagttgcagatttatgccactttttggatgtttttctcttttgaaaatgagctccatagtgacCAAAGAAAATAGAACAGTCAATAATAATATTCTGAGCAGTTAGGGCCATTCATAAAACTTTCTCAAACATTCAGAACATCAAAAGCAGAGAGGATGCTAAAACTCACTGTATGGTTACTGTATCCAGTTACTAGGTACATTGCTCAACTTGTCAGTACTCAGAAAAAAATAACAACTTGAAGCTAATGAATTAAAAATGCTTGTCTAATTTTTCAAGGATAGACTGTGATGCCTCTTCTTTTTTGGGTTTTAGGCATTATTCTGTTTGCTGTGGATTCTGATGGTCACTGTAAGGTTGGCTTACCTCCTGCAAATGAGCTTGATATTTTCTATGATAGATGCATTGATGTTGGAAAACTGGGGAATGCCAGTCATGTCTTCTTCAGTCCAGATGGGCAAATGTACGCTGTGCGGGGGTCAGAGCTGTATGCAGGACCTCTGATAAAGAGCCAGTCCGATAACTGGTGGGAAAAGGAGGCAATCCGTGTGGGGAAAACCGACTGGGACAAGTTCAGTATCATTTTCTTCCATCCTGATGGCACACTGTATGCTACTACCAAGAAAGGAAAGTTTTTCAAAGGCCCAGTACCCAAAAATGAGAACGTGTCCTGGTTATATAGTCAGGCAAGTGAAATTGGAAGCAATGGTTGGGATGCTTTTCTGACACTCTTTTTTGACCCTGAAGGTATGTTGTATGCAGTTCTTAATAATGGGAAGCTTTTAAAGAGGAGACCTCCAACGAAACTAGACCCTTGGTATCATACAAGTGAAGTCATTGGAGATAGTGGATGGAAGGACTTGTGCCATTTTATCTCTTTCAGCCCAGATGGGAATCTCTGGTGTGTTACTCAGAAAGATGGAAAAATTTGCACTGGGAAGCCCCCTGCTAATGCCCAGGTTAAGTGGCCCGAAAGTGCCAAGATGCTTGGTTGGGATTACAATAGGTATAAATTCATATCTTTCACAAGAGATAAAACAGTTCAGAAGCTCCTAAACCTTGACTTCCTGGTTGATGATGGAAAGATCCTGTCTGTGGGAAAGGAGCTTCTAGAAGAGCAGGTCTATGAGAATACCAGCAGTATTCCTTTGAATGCCAGCTTTTCGTAagtattttatttctaatttttagCAATTGCTGAAATGACAGAGCAGCATCTAAAATCTGAAGTATTgttttcaggggcgtagccagataacagattttgggtgggcctaggcaagaagtgggtgggcaccaaatgttctgcccccccccccaaaaaaaaacccaccaccaaaaaatatctcagctgacagaaaaatgcttctttccaccttagcagtctgcagcaggcatgcgcttgaaactgagcatgtgcaggagccggtatcgtggagagtagcgtctccgttaccatcagggggaagtcttcagctggcagagcttgggatctccaccagctactgctaaacttgtgctactgttaggtgggcctgagccctaagtgggtgggccctggcccacccaggcccacctgtggctacgccgctGTCCTGAACAATACTGGCAAGCAATGAAACAGGCCAATAAATatagaaatagatttattttagcAGCACATAAATTGCAAGAATAAAGGAGGCAACAATAATGTTAGTGTAAGTGTTATAATCCCCTCAACaccttaaaataggtttggaattGATTACAATTCAAAATGGAACCAGTCTACAAAACTGGGAGCTCACAGAATGAAAGACATAGCATCAAGGTCTAACTAGAAAGCACATAGAATAGAGTTATGCACAAATGCTAGTTCCTTCATAGGAAAACAACACGCCCTTATTAAAAAGGTTTCAAACAAACACACACTTAGGCCCAGAATCTAGGGGCCTCCTGCTTATTACCCAATAGCAGTACAGAGCAGGTTTTATACAGACTCATGATGATATCTTCTCCCGAGAGATTGTGTTCAATGACAGTAGGGAAAATAATCATGCACTCAATAATATatccactactgaaaaaggtttcatttttttgggtggggagggggggggggttcactagTGGATATATTATATTCTCCTAGAGAGATGCAGCAAGATGCAGGCCAGAGCTCTGAAGGGTCCATTGGTGCAGGAGGAGGTGGGGTGGAGTCTTACAAGCTGGGAAACATGAGAGAATATTAGCTCGGAGCTGGTGAAATCACGACCCCATTTTCTGGACCGCAGGGGTGCTTCTTATATACCATTTCTGGCTTTAGCACGTGGTCCTGGGGTTAACATAAACATCACCCATTGTTCCAGACTCTCTGACCTGGGAAAGTATTGGAATGTCCCATTAAATCGCATTTCCTGGAACTGGGCTCCCAAATAATCTGATGACATCAGTTCTATGGCTTTCACTTTATACCCAGGTGCCAGAGTGGCTGGGTTAGCCAGACCTGGAGTGCATGTCACCATGCAGGAATGTGGTTATGTGACTGCATTGGTTAAGCAGTTCATAAACAATCCTCTTTTTGCTGAGGAAGGACCTTGGTAAACTTCAGGGCACATTTCATGATGACTTGTAGAATCTGATGCTAAGGTTGTTGGCAGCTATATTAGTGGTTACCTATGCAGGGGGGCTTACCCCTGCATATCCCCCCAGCCCCCTCTATTTGAAGATGGCTGCCAAGgaggcaacactggtaattgggaagcaaagccagtgctgggcagacttctatggtctgtgccctgaaaatagcaaggacaaatcaaggacaggtgtacatataaagatcacatacaatgagtttatcttgttgggcagactggatggaccgtacaggtctttattttgccatcatttactatgttactattggactcattttcaaaacagaaaaacatctaaaaagtagcATTAGGACGGTtttcttacaaaaatgtccaaatcagtattttcaacctatttttagacatttttctttgaagtccatcagaagggcatccaaatctcaaggggtcgtgttcagggtgggacttgggtgttcctgagacttagacgtttttcagccacaatggaagaaaacaaaaacgtccaggactaaaactaagatgtttcaagctagacctgtttttaaaatgaataaggcacaaaaagatgccctaaataaccagatggccaagggaatcaggaatggcctccccttattcccccagtggtcactaacctcctcccaccccccaaaaatgtgatgaaaaacattacattCCAgactctgtgccagcctcagatgttatactcaggtccattagaacagcatgcaggtccctggagtagtctagtggtgggtgcagtgcactgcagacaggtagacccaggctcctacctccccctacctgttgcacttgtggaggaaactgtgagccctccaaaacttaccagaaacccactgtacccacacataggtggtcccttcacccgtaagggctatggtagtggtttacaattgggggtagtgggttttggggggctcagcagacaaggtaagggagtaatggtcagatatgtacctgggagcattttatgaagttcactgcagtgccccctagggtgccctattgctatgctgggatgtcagggggaccagtctactaaaaatgctggctcctcctacatcccaatggcttgattttgtgcgttttgcacttggacttatttttttcgaaaatggaccaaaaaataaaatgtccaaatcacaaaacctattTCGAGaataaaagatagatgtttttcttttttgaaaatgacctttgctattcagattttggacgttttttgcaaaacgtccaaagtcggacttagacatcatatcgaaaatgcccctctattatGTATGTTATATTCTAAATTTTAGATTTACAAAAACCATCAAGTCTGAGAGCTCTTTTGCTCATGAGCATGGCTTCACAATCGATGTTGGTGCAGAAATGAGCTTCACAACTGGCATCCCCATTATTGAACAAATGGGAGTTAAGATCACCATGAACATGAGCACAACCCACACCTGGAATTTTAACAAAATCAACTCAACTCAGGTAGGCATTGCTTTTCCTGGAAGTGACAGCTCAAACTGTGCTTTTAATAAAAGCCTCACAGCTCTATTTCCACTAGACATTTGTAATTTGCATTCAGTCAAAGGTTGATATTtagaatttaattttaaaaaggaacAGGAATTCTTATCTAATCTTTCTAAAACTGTTTCAGTAGGTTAAGGGTAAATGATCCAGCATTACAAGTTTACGCTTTAGTTTAGAACAAAGTGGAAATCAAATAtatcttccccctaaaccaacctctcctcctccccctttctctatttctgtggataacactctcatccttcctgtctcatcagctcctaaccttggtgtcatcttcgactcctccctctccttctctgcacatattcagcagactgctaaaacctgtcgtttctttctctataatatcagtaaaattcgccctttcctttctgagcacactaccagaaccctcatcacctctcatttagactattgcaacttgcttctcacaggtctcccacttagccatcactctcctcttcaatctgttcaaaattctgctgcatgattaatattccgccagtgtcgttatgctcatattagccctctcctcaagtcacttcactggcatcctatccgtttccgcatacagttcaaactcctcttattgacctataagtgcattcactctgcagctcctcagtacctctccactctcatctctccctacattcctccccaggaactccgttcactgggtaaagctctcttatctgcacccttctcctccaccgctaactccagactcttttccttttatcttgctgcaccatatgcctggaatagactttctgagccggtacatcaagctccatctctggccgtcttcaaatctaagctaaaagcctacctttttgatgctgcttttaactcctaaccctttttcacttgttcagaacccttatttccttgtcatcagcagcagatgaatccattaactgatgggttgtatccgtctaccagcaggtggagatagagaacactgaaaaaccacagtgacccttggacggctagccccttctgccttcagtatttctctatctcccagcaagtgtggacgtagcttgatcagctcctggaaaactctctgcctggggtggctcctgtgctttgccagttgagcaggggtgttgtggctggtggtgccaactttgaaggcatatagttttgccctttccctgccttacccattccccccgcctcccggagtccctctgttgctgcctgcctccaactttcctcacagcgttaaaaaataaataaataaataaataaataaaggtgcgCTTTTACTGCGcagctatttctgaggctttatCCAGTGATctggttcggtgcagcttgactggagctcgttgactcggtcttgaGGTGAGAGCGGTGCCCAGCTTCTCTGGGGAGGTTCCCGCG carries:
- the LOC115466189 gene encoding tachylectin-2-like — encoded protein: MSEPGIILFAVDSDGHCKVGLPPANELDIFYDRCIDVGKLGNASHVFFSPDGQMYAVRGSELYAGPLIKSQSDNWWEKEAIRVGKTDWDKFSIIFFHPDGTLYATTKKGKFFKGPVPKNENVSWLYSQASEIGSNGWDAFLTLFFDPEGMLYAVLNNGKLLKRRPPTKLDPWYHTSEVIGDSGWKDLCHFISFSPDGNLWCVTQKDGKICTGKPPANAQVKWPESAKMLGWDYNRYKFISFTRDKTVQKLLNLDFLVDDGKILSVGKELLEEQVYENTSSIPLNASFSFTKTIKSESSFAHEHGFTIDVGAEMSFTTGIPIIEQMGVKITMNMSTTHTWNFNKINSTQSEFSRTSTFQVPPGKGIKQTAIIQRARMDVPYQAKVRTLFDYETTLCGTWKGASVYNLIVKQEDYVLD